The Metabacillus sediminilitoris genome window below encodes:
- a CDS encoding aminotransferase: MIEPSYYLSNIVQELKPSGIRKFFDLAAGMEGVISLGVGEPDFVTPWNVREACILSLEQGYTSYTANAGLIELRKEISHYLKNLTNIEYNPHNQVLVTVGGSQALDISLRAIVNPGDEVIVIEPSFVSYASLVTLAGGIPVPVQTTGDMEFKLQPEELEKAITEKTKAIILCSPNNPTGTCLNKKELEMIAEIIEKYDLLVISDEIYAELTYDEAYTSFVSIKGMEERTILVSGFSKGFAMTGWRLGYIAANPEFLNAMLKIHQYSMMCAPTMAQYAAIEAMKNGKEDVIHMKKSYRQRRNLFVGALNDIGLTCHVPGGAFYAFPSIQKTNLTSEEFAEQLLMEEKVAVVPGNVFGKSGEGFVRCSYASSLEQLQEAVRRMQRFVESRT, encoded by the coding sequence ATGATTGAACCTTCATATTACCTCTCAAATATCGTACAAGAATTAAAACCATCGGGAATCCGAAAGTTTTTCGATTTAGCTGCAGGTATGGAAGGTGTTATTTCGTTAGGTGTTGGAGAGCCTGACTTTGTTACACCTTGGAATGTAAGGGAGGCTTGTATTCTTTCATTAGAACAAGGATATACTTCCTATACAGCAAATGCTGGATTAATTGAACTGAGAAAAGAAATCAGCCATTATTTAAAAAATTTAACGAATATTGAGTACAATCCACATAATCAAGTATTAGTTACGGTTGGTGGAAGTCAAGCACTCGATATATCATTAAGAGCAATTGTAAATCCTGGTGATGAAGTAATCGTGATCGAACCTAGTTTTGTTTCGTATGCATCACTTGTTACATTAGCAGGAGGGATTCCCGTTCCAGTCCAAACAACAGGGGATATGGAATTTAAACTTCAACCAGAAGAGCTTGAAAAGGCGATTACTGAGAAGACAAAAGCCATTATCTTATGTTCGCCAAATAATCCAACAGGAACTTGTCTTAACAAAAAAGAGCTTGAAATGATTGCTGAGATCATTGAAAAGTATGATTTGTTAGTCATTTCCGATGAAATCTATGCAGAGCTTACATATGATGAAGCGTATACAAGCTTTGTTTCGATTAAGGGTATGGAGGAACGTACAATACTTGTTTCAGGGTTTTCAAAAGGATTTGCGATGACTGGATGGCGACTAGGATATATTGCTGCAAATCCGGAATTTCTAAATGCCATGTTGAAAATTCATCAGTATTCCATGATGTGTGCACCAACAATGGCACAATATGCTGCTATTGAAGCAATGAAAAATGGAAAAGAAGATGTTATTCACATGAAAAAGAGCTATAGACAACGCAGGAATTTATTTGTGGGAGCATTAAATGACATTGGGTTAACTTGCCATGTTCCTGGTGGTGCATTTTACGCATTTCCATCCATTCAAAAAACAAACCTTACATCAGAGGAATTTGCTGAACAACTATTAATGGAAGAAAAGGTTGCCGTCGTTCCCGGAAATGTATTTGGTAAAAGCGGAGAAGGATTTGTTCGTTGTTCATATGCATCATCTTTAGAACAGCTTCAAGAAGCTGTAAGAAGAATGCAGCGATTTGTGGAAAGTCGTACGTGA
- a CDS encoding Lrp/AsnC family transcriptional regulator — protein MKFTEKEVEILELLENDCRLSAEQIAKMIELTEDETKQLIKNLEDQRIIVDYTAQINWGKVDGHEGVKAMIDVKVQPKRGVGFDEIASRIYRFKEVKSVYLMSGAYDLSIIIEGKSMSEIAQFVSDKLSTLDSVLSTTTHFILKKYKHDGTIFEQEDEDKRIVVSP, from the coding sequence ATGAAGTTTACAGAAAAGGAAGTCGAAATATTAGAGCTTCTAGAGAATGACTGTCGCTTATCTGCAGAACAAATCGCCAAAATGATTGAGTTGACAGAAGATGAAACAAAACAATTAATAAAAAATTTAGAAGACCAGCGCATAATTGTTGACTATACTGCACAAATAAATTGGGGGAAAGTTGACGGACATGAAGGTGTAAAAGCAATGATCGATGTCAAAGTTCAGCCAAAACGCGGTGTTGGCTTTGATGAAATTGCAAGCAGAATTTACCGTTTTAAAGAAGTGAAATCTGTTTATTTAATGTCTGGAGCTTATGATCTTTCCATTATTATTGAAGGTAAATCAATGTCTGAGATTGCACAGTTCGTTTCAGATAAACTTTCAACTTTAGATTCCGTCTTATCAACAACAACTCATTTTATCTTAAAAAAATATAAGCATGATGGCACAATATTTGAACAAGAAGATGAGGACAAGAGAATTGTGGTGTCACCATGA
- a CDS encoding alpha/beta fold hydrolase has product MEKSHYYCSTMNILGVNVHYEVYEKYPTKPTMVLIHGFLSSSFCYRKIIPLLENEFRIIAIDLPPFGKTEKSTRFVHSYKNMANLVIQLVESLQIKKAYIVGHSMGGQVSLIAAKERPDLFEKVVLLCSSGYMKRVHPTLIFGSYVPYFYLCIKHWLARQGVLKNLYNVVYDRSLIDQEMMDGYMEPFHDDRIFMALNRMIRDHEGDLGAEELKLIEQPSLLIWGDEDKIVPVQVGERLNKDLPNSTFFSFKNTGHLVPEERPEHVTEKIFDFCQAN; this is encoded by the coding sequence ATGGAAAAAAGTCATTATTATTGCAGTACCATGAACATTCTTGGTGTAAACGTACATTATGAGGTGTATGAAAAATATCCTACGAAGCCAACAATGGTACTGATACATGGATTCTTGTCCTCGAGCTTTTGTTATCGAAAAATCATTCCATTATTAGAGAATGAATTCCGAATTATTGCCATCGATCTTCCGCCTTTCGGAAAAACAGAGAAGTCAACAAGGTTTGTCCATTCATACAAAAACATGGCAAACTTGGTTATTCAATTAGTAGAAAGTTTACAAATTAAAAAAGCTTATATTGTTGGTCATTCAATGGGTGGACAAGTTTCCCTTATTGCAGCTAAAGAAAGACCAGATTTATTTGAAAAAGTCGTACTTTTATGCAGCTCAGGCTACATGAAGCGTGTCCATCCAACTTTAATATTCGGTTCCTATGTTCCTTATTTTTATTTATGCATTAAACATTGGCTTGCACGTCAAGGTGTGTTAAAAAATTTATACAATGTCGTTTATGACCGATCTCTCATTGATCAAGAGATGATGGATGGCTATATGGAACCATTTCATGATGATCGTATTTTTATGGCCTTAAATAGAATGATTCGCGATCATGAAGGCGATCTTGGCGCTGAGGAACTAAAGTTAATCGAACAACCGAGTCTGCTTATTTGGGGAGATGAAGATAAAATTGTTCCCGTCCAAGTTGGTGAGCGATTGAACAAAGACCTGCCAAACTCAACCTTTTTCTCCTTTAAAAACACAGGCCATTTAGTACCAGAAGAAAGACCAGAGCATGTAACAGAGAAAATATTTGATTTTTGTCAGGCAAACTAG
- a CDS encoding DUF1871 family protein, whose protein sequence is MEAQQTNIQLMEILFKWDPLGYGEGSYDTEIVDVLQAVHIYDDEILLARKIQAIYEFSFEEIIPLKKCEKLSKQLLFIKNNSSCEI, encoded by the coding sequence ATGGAAGCGCAGCAAACAAATATTCAATTGATGGAAATATTATTTAAGTGGGATCCACTAGGCTACGGTGAAGGAAGTTACGATACAGAAATAGTAGATGTTCTTCAAGCTGTTCATATATATGATGATGAAATCCTTCTAGCAAGAAAAATTCAAGCCATTTATGAGTTTTCATTTGAGGAAATCATTCCACTCAAAAAATGTGAGAAGCTTTCGAAACAACTTCTATTTATTAAAAATAATTCGAGCTGTGAGATTTAA
- a CDS encoding MalY/PatB family protein, whose product MILNNNEVIELNRFDRVINRKGTDSAKWDYTKNIFGVDDVLPMWVADMDFPAPDEVIDALHARVDHGIFGYTMPGNETEKSIQRWLKKRHDWEIADNIITYTPGIVTALSIAIQAYTESDDKIVVQPPVYYPFFDMPKKHNREVLFNKLHLNKDNRYDIDFEDLEEKLADQKTKMFILCNPHNPSGRVWSKEELTKIGQLCIKHDVLIVSDDIHSDLLLFGNRYTPIASISEVIANQTITCIAPSKTFNLAGLQASAVLIGNDSLKRKFNSVLQLHGLTTINTLGAEAMKAAYTHGEIWLDELICYFEESVLFIENYLKEHLPSVKVIRPEASYLVWLDVRDLEIRDDELKNLLLNKGKLALHLGSTFGENGSGFLRMNFACSRESLKEGLVRLVKALN is encoded by the coding sequence ATGATCTTAAATAATAATGAGGTGATAGAATTGAATCGATTTGATCGAGTTATAAACCGGAAAGGGACAGATTCTGCGAAATGGGATTATACGAAAAATATATTTGGTGTTGATGATGTTCTGCCAATGTGGGTGGCCGATATGGATTTCCCTGCACCAGATGAAGTGATTGATGCTTTGCACGCACGGGTAGACCATGGCATCTTTGGGTACACGATGCCGGGGAATGAAACAGAAAAATCCATTCAAAGATGGTTAAAAAAACGTCATGATTGGGAGATTGCTGACAATATTATTACATATACTCCCGGTATTGTGACAGCTTTAAGCATAGCTATTCAAGCATATACAGAATCAGACGATAAAATTGTTGTTCAACCACCAGTTTATTACCCATTTTTTGATATGCCCAAAAAACATAATCGAGAGGTACTTTTTAACAAATTACATTTAAACAAGGATAACCGTTACGATATTGATTTTGAAGATCTAGAAGAAAAGCTGGCAGATCAAAAGACAAAGATGTTTATTCTTTGTAATCCACATAACCCAAGTGGTCGTGTTTGGAGTAAAGAGGAATTAACAAAAATAGGCCAACTTTGTATAAAACATGATGTGCTTATTGTTTCTGATGACATTCACTCTGATTTATTATTATTTGGCAATCGCTATACGCCAATTGCCTCAATTAGTGAAGTGATCGCAAATCAAACGATAACTTGTATTGCACCTAGTAAAACATTCAATCTTGCTGGTCTACAAGCATCAGCAGTACTTATTGGGAATGATTCACTAAAACGAAAATTCAATTCCGTCCTTCAGCTGCATGGTTTAACAACAATTAATACATTAGGTGCAGAAGCAATGAAAGCCGCTTATACACATGGCGAAATATGGCTTGATGAGCTAATTTGTTATTTTGAAGAAAGTGTTTTATTCATTGAAAATTACTTAAAAGAGCACCTACCTAGCGTAAAAGTAATTAGACCTGAGGCTTCCTATCTTGTTTGGCTTGATGTAAGAGATTTAGAAATAAGAGATGATGAATTAAAGAATCTCCTTTTAAATAAGGGAAAGCTTGCATTACATTTAGGTTCAACCTTTGGAGAAAATGGTTCTGGATTTCTCCGGATGAATTTTGCTTGCTCAAGAGAATCATTAAAGGAAGGATTAGTTCGCTTAGTTAAAGCACTAAATTAA